ACAATGCTACTATTGCAAAACTCTTAATACGACACCCCGCAGTTTTTGTTTCAAGCATGTGATGCATTAGGGTTCTCCATTTTTTTTAGTATACGTTTGGTTTTATCCTGCACTTTTCCAACTAGCTGACCGCAAGCTGCATCAATATCATCCCCGCGTGTTTTACGCGTCGTTGTAATCAAACCGGCCTGCATCAAAATATCCCGAAAGCGACGAATAACATCACCGCGTGATCGTTGATAACCGGAGTCCGGAAAAGGATTAAAAGGAATCAGATTAAACTTGCAAGGAATATCCTGGACAAGATTAACCAACTCATGTGCATGAGCTTCGCTATCATTAATGCCATCCAGCATTACATATTCGAAGGTTATAAAATCTCTTGGCGCATCAACCACATAACGCTTACAAGCCGCCATTAACTCTTGCAATGGGTATTTTTTATTAATAGGGACCAGTTCATCACGCAATGCGTCATTAGGCGCATGCAATGATACTGCCAATGCGACTGGACACTGTTCACGCAGCCTTTCCATCGCAGGTAAAACCCCGGAAGTACTGACTGTCACGCGACGGCGAGACATGCCAAAAGCATGGTCGTCCAGCATAATGTTCAGTGCTGTCACCACGTTATCAAAATTGAGTAAAGGTTCTCCCATACCCATCATGACAACATTACTGATGATTCGTTCACCTTTAGGATCACGGCCAAGCGACTTGTTAGCCCACCATAGTTGACCTATAATTTCAGCAACACTCAGGTTACGATTAAATCCTTGTCTGCCCGTGGAACAAAAAGAACATTCCAGCGCGCAACCAACCTGACTTGAAATGCACAATGTACCCCGATTATCTTCAGGGATAAAAACCGCCTCAATGCTGTTGCCTGCCCCCACTTCCAGCAACCACTTTCGTGTGCCGTCTTCAGAAACCTGCTCTAGCATCAAACGTGGCGGTTCTACTACAGCAATACCACCCAATTTCTCTCTTAAACTTTTAGCGATATCAGTCATCTTAGCAAAATCACTTTCACCAAAATGATGGATCCAGCGAAACAGTTGCTTCGCACGAAAAGGCTTCTCACCGATTTCCTCAAAAAATTCAGTGAGCTGTTCCAGATCAAAATTGAGAAGATTTATCAACTTCAAACCTTAGCGAGAATATACATTCATTGCCGGGAAAAAGTAGGCAACTTCAATAGCCGCGGTTTCTGGCGCATCAGATCCATGTACAGCGTTTGCATCAATACTGTCAGCAAAATCTGCACGAATAGTCCCTTTTTCAGCCTTCTTAGGATCAGTTGCACCCATCAGCTCACGATTTTTGGCGATAGCGCCTTCACCTTCAAGCACTTGAACCATAACAGGGCCGGAAATCATGAAATCCACCAAGTCTTTAAAG
The genomic region above belongs to Sulfurirhabdus autotrophica and contains:
- the rlmN gene encoding 23S rRNA (adenine(2503)-C(2))-methyltransferase RlmN; protein product: MINLLNFDLEQLTEFFEEIGEKPFRAKQLFRWIHHFGESDFAKMTDIAKSLREKLGGIAVVEPPRLMLEQVSEDGTRKWLLEVGAGNSIEAVFIPEDNRGTLCISSQVGCALECSFCSTGRQGFNRNLSVAEIIGQLWWANKSLGRDPKGERIISNVVMMGMGEPLLNFDNVVTALNIMLDDHAFGMSRRRVTVSTSGVLPAMERLREQCPVALAVSLHAPNDALRDELVPINKKYPLQELMAACKRYVVDAPRDFITFEYVMLDGINDSEAHAHELVNLVQDIPCKFNLIPFNPFPDSGYQRSRGDVIRRFRDILMQAGLITTTRKTRGDDIDAACGQLVGKVQDKTKRILKKMENPNASHA
- the ndk gene encoding nucleoside-diphosphate kinase, whose amino-acid sequence is MAVERALSIIKPDAVAKNVIGKIYSRFESNGLKIVASRMMHLSRAEAEGFYAVHRERPFFKDLVDFMISGPVMVQVLEGEGAIAKNRELMGATDPKKAEKGTIRADFADSIDANAVHGSDAPETAAIEVAYFFPAMNVYSR